The following coding sequences lie in one Notolabrus celidotus isolate fNotCel1 chromosome 6, fNotCel1.pri, whole genome shotgun sequence genomic window:
- the LOC117814808 gene encoding 2-oxoglutarate-dependent dioxygenase htyE-like: MIRSFSDSVFSLGSTHRFFHRTLSVYPSVMGIPVVDFSPYRLDQKKVSNSQLKNLTKDLKRAFTEVGFVVLTNTGITHEEVDCVMDISRKFFKQSEKLKLPFSRGNFSQSSNHGWVSLETERLNPRRPGDLKEAFNVALLQSDIRWPSVESKQKESFQDIHSSFFLRCKELSLRVLRVMAHGLNLDPEVFVGPHRNIGTDKNSTALRSLYYPPVNSEEAKEGQLRCGEHSDYGSITLLFQSSEGLEVLSRSGEYMAAPCIPGGVLVNIADLMQRWTSDEFVSVRHRVLLPSSGDSRTRQSMAFFVHPDDESLITCCDGSDKYPPVTAGDYLIERFKNSYGQ; encoded by the exons ATGATCAGGTCCTTTTCTGATTCAGTGTTCTCCTTAGGCTCTACACACAGGTTCTTTCATAGAACTCTGAGTGTGTACCCGTCTGTGATGGGGATCCCTGTGGTGGACTTCAGCCCCTACAGGCTGGATCAGAAGAAGGTTTCTAACAGCCAGCTGAAAAACTTAACTAAGGATTTAAAAAGAGCTTTTACAGAAGTTGGCTTCGTTGTATTAACCAATACTGGCATCACACATGAAGAG GTAGACTGTGTTATGGACATATCCAGGAAGTTCTTCAAGCAGTCAGAGAAACTTAAACTACCTTTCAGCAGAGGGAACTTCTCACAAAGCTCCAACCACGGCTGGGTATCTCTGGAAACTGAGAG GTTGAATCCACGTCGACCCGGAGACCTAAAGGAGGCATTCAACGTGGCTTTACTTCAGTCAGACATA AGATGGCCGTCGGTGGAGTCGAAGCAGAAAGAGTCGTTCCAGGACATCCACTCGTCTTTCTTCCTGCGCTGTAAAGAGCTGAGTCTACGGGTGCTCAGGGTGATGGCCCACGGTCTGAACCTGGACCCAGAGGTGTTCGTCGGCCCACACCGGAACATAGGAA CGGATAAAAACAGCACCGCCCTGCGCTCTCTCTACTACCCACCCGTGAATAGTGAGGAGGCCAAGGAGGGTCAGCTGCGGTGTGGAGAGCATTCAGACTACGGCAGCATCACCCTGCTATTCCAGAGCTCTGAAGGACTGGAG GTGCTTAGTCGCTCAGGTGAATACATGGCTGCTCCCTGCATCCCAGGAGGAGTCCTTGTCAACATCGCTGATCTGATGCAGCGCTGGACTAGCGATGAGTTCGTATCTGTG CGGCACCGGGTCCTGCTGCCTTCTTCTGGAGACTCCCGAACTCGTCAGTCCATGGCTTTCTTCGTCCATCCAGATGACGAGTCTCTGATCACCTGCTGCGACGGCTCCGACAAATACCCTCCTGTGACGGCAGGCGACTACCTTATTGAGCGCTTCAAAAACTCCTACGGACAATAA
- the LOC117814807 gene encoding patatin-like phospholipase domain-containing protein 2 isoform X2 produces the protein MLDLSKEWSISFAGCGFMGIYYVGACSCILERSPRFIRDASQICGASAGALMAAVLSLEIPLEKCCADLMFMAKEARKRKLGPFHPAYDLLQIVRDSMMRCLPEDAHVLASGKLCVSLTRVSDRKNVLVSEFDSREEVIQHYVDGAASDNQPRCHVKNTITFSAYAGESDLCPRASTLNFHEVRFKNMSIQVNSENVYRVTSTFFPPQAEEMAEICQNGYMDALRFLQEHNLISSESPMRSLETDAPAAACCELREESAEDEHTQQSRLKPAQEVHWWLDRQLIDKLPLNIKKALCEACRETHTPGGLLSHVSEYLPKIPSILPVVTACSIAQRLVNWIPDVPKDVGWLYGVAGNIYNQAWKGKEEDFDSETPLRRCKSLPSGLNLPHLTQEDMNALPMTPEASPTSVFTFTWNKQNELDLMSLTPPPTPTCSLTSRFDEVVSESPNSSGGGWGLGRAVGWIRNIASEQTAKKKDDSASYPKLK, from the exons ATGTTGGATTTGAGCAAAGAGTGGAGCATCTCGTTTGCAGGATGCGGTTTTATGGGGATTTATTATGTCGGGGCCTGCAGCTGCATCCTCGAGAGATCCCCTCGATTCATACGAGACGCCTCTCAGATCTGCGGGGCGTCTGCAGGAGCTCTCATGGCTGCTGTCCTCAGTTTGGAGATCCCCCTGG aGAAATGCTGCGCCGATCTGATGTTCATGGCCAAAGAGGCGAGGAAGCGCAAACTGGGTCCCTTTCACCCGGCGTACGACCTGCTGCAGATCGTCAGGGACTCTATGATGAGGTGTCTCCCTGAAGACGCTCACGTCCTCGCCTCCGGGAAGCTCTGCGTGTCGCTGACCCGAGTGTCTGATAGGAAGAATGTGCTGGTGTCAGAGTtcgacagcagagaggaagtcaTTCAG CATTACGTGGACGGCGCCGCCAGTGACAACCAGCCTCGGTGTCACGTGAAGAACACCATCACGTTCTCTGCGTACGCGGGCGAGAGCGATCTCTGTCCTCGGGCGAGCACGCTCAACTTCCACGAGGTGCGCTTCAAGAACATGAGCATCCAGGTGAACTCGGAGAACGTGTACAGAGTGACGAGCACCTTCTTCCCCCCGCAGGCCGAG GAAATGGCTGAAATCTGTCAGAACGGCTACATGGATGCTCTCCGCTTCCTGCAGGAACACA ATCTGATCAGCAGCGAGTCTCCAATGAGAAGCCTGGAAACAGACGCACCTGCAGCAGCCTGCTGTGAGCTGAGAGAGGAGTCGGCTGaagatgaacacacacaacAGAGCAGACTGAAGCCGGCGCAGGAGGTGCACTGGTGGCTGGATCGACAGCTCATAGATAAACTCCCCCTCAACATTAAGAAGG CGCTGTGTGAGgcctgcagagagacacacactccTGGTGGGCTTTTGTCCCACGTGTCCGAGTACCTGCCAAAGATCCCGAGTATTCTGCCTGTGGTTACAGCCTGCTCCATCGCACAGAG ACTTGTGAACTGGATCCCTGATGTACCAAAGGACGTGGGCTGGCTCTACGGTGTGGCCGGTAACATTTACAATCAAGCctggaaaggaaaggaggaggactTCGACAG TGAGACCCCACTACGCCGATGTAAAAGCCTGCCGTCAGGTCTGAACCTGCCACACCTGACACAAGAAGACATGAACGCTCTCCCCATGACTCCAGAAGCCTCTCCCACCTCGGTGTTCACCTTCACCTGGAACAAACAGAACGAGCTGGACCTCATGTCCCTGACTCCGCCCCCGACACCCACCTGCAGCCTCACCTCCAGGTTTGATGAAGTCGTCTCAGAGTCGCCAAACAGTTCAGGTGGAGGCTGGGGTCTGGGCAGAGCGGTGGGGTGGATCCGAAATATAGCATCTGAGCAAACGGCCAAGAAAAAAGACGATTCAGCTTCATACCCTAAGCTCAAGTAg
- the LOC117814807 gene encoding patatin-like phospholipase domain-containing protein 2 isoform X1, with amino-acid sequence MLDLSKEWSISFAGCGFMGIYYVGACSCILERSPRFIRDASQICGASAGALMAAVLSLEIPLEKCCADLMFMAKEARKRKLGPFHPAYDLLQIVRDSMMRCLPEDAHVLASGKLCVSLTRVSDRKNVLVSEFDSREEVIQALLCSCFVPLYCGVIPPTYRGVHYVDGAASDNQPRCHVKNTITFSAYAGESDLCPRASTLNFHEVRFKNMSIQVNSENVYRVTSTFFPPQAEEMAEICQNGYMDALRFLQEHNLISSESPMRSLETDAPAAACCELREESAEDEHTQQSRLKPAQEVHWWLDRQLIDKLPLNIKKALCEACRETHTPGGLLSHVSEYLPKIPSILPVVTACSIAQRLVNWIPDVPKDVGWLYGVAGNIYNQAWKGKEEDFDSETPLRRCKSLPSGLNLPHLTQEDMNALPMTPEASPTSVFTFTWNKQNELDLMSLTPPPTPTCSLTSRFDEVVSESPNSSGGGWGLGRAVGWIRNIASEQTAKKKDDSASYPKLK; translated from the exons ATGTTGGATTTGAGCAAAGAGTGGAGCATCTCGTTTGCAGGATGCGGTTTTATGGGGATTTATTATGTCGGGGCCTGCAGCTGCATCCTCGAGAGATCCCCTCGATTCATACGAGACGCCTCTCAGATCTGCGGGGCGTCTGCAGGAGCTCTCATGGCTGCTGTCCTCAGTTTGGAGATCCCCCTGG aGAAATGCTGCGCCGATCTGATGTTCATGGCCAAAGAGGCGAGGAAGCGCAAACTGGGTCCCTTTCACCCGGCGTACGACCTGCTGCAGATCGTCAGGGACTCTATGATGAGGTGTCTCCCTGAAGACGCTCACGTCCTCGCCTCCGGGAAGCTCTGCGTGTCGCTGACCCGAGTGTCTGATAGGAAGAATGTGCTGGTGTCAGAGTtcgacagcagagaggaagtcaTTCAG GCTCTCCTATGCAGCTGCTTTGTCCCTCTCTACTGTGGGGTTATTCCACCGACTTACCGTGGAGTG CATTACGTGGACGGCGCCGCCAGTGACAACCAGCCTCGGTGTCACGTGAAGAACACCATCACGTTCTCTGCGTACGCGGGCGAGAGCGATCTCTGTCCTCGGGCGAGCACGCTCAACTTCCACGAGGTGCGCTTCAAGAACATGAGCATCCAGGTGAACTCGGAGAACGTGTACAGAGTGACGAGCACCTTCTTCCCCCCGCAGGCCGAG GAAATGGCTGAAATCTGTCAGAACGGCTACATGGATGCTCTCCGCTTCCTGCAGGAACACA ATCTGATCAGCAGCGAGTCTCCAATGAGAAGCCTGGAAACAGACGCACCTGCAGCAGCCTGCTGTGAGCTGAGAGAGGAGTCGGCTGaagatgaacacacacaacAGAGCAGACTGAAGCCGGCGCAGGAGGTGCACTGGTGGCTGGATCGACAGCTCATAGATAAACTCCCCCTCAACATTAAGAAGG CGCTGTGTGAGgcctgcagagagacacacactccTGGTGGGCTTTTGTCCCACGTGTCCGAGTACCTGCCAAAGATCCCGAGTATTCTGCCTGTGGTTACAGCCTGCTCCATCGCACAGAG ACTTGTGAACTGGATCCCTGATGTACCAAAGGACGTGGGCTGGCTCTACGGTGTGGCCGGTAACATTTACAATCAAGCctggaaaggaaaggaggaggactTCGACAG TGAGACCCCACTACGCCGATGTAAAAGCCTGCCGTCAGGTCTGAACCTGCCACACCTGACACAAGAAGACATGAACGCTCTCCCCATGACTCCAGAAGCCTCTCCCACCTCGGTGTTCACCTTCACCTGGAACAAACAGAACGAGCTGGACCTCATGTCCCTGACTCCGCCCCCGACACCCACCTGCAGCCTCACCTCCAGGTTTGATGAAGTCGTCTCAGAGTCGCCAAACAGTTCAGGTGGAGGCTGGGGTCTGGGCAGAGCGGTGGGGTGGATCCGAAATATAGCATCTGAGCAAACGGCCAAGAAAAAAGACGATTCAGCTTCATACCCTAAGCTCAAGTAg
- the LOC117814655 gene encoding patatin-like phospholipase domain-containing protein 2 isoform X2 yields the protein MGASEKMFDWDEEWNISFAGCGFRSVYYLGALSCILERAPQLVHGASKIGGASSGCLVAAALVVGIPIEEFCVDVLNTAKEARDHTLGVFHPTFSLLRTAKEFLQQKLPEDAHIKASGKLCVSLTRMSDCTNVLVSEFESREELIQVLVCSCFFPFYSGFIPPSYRGVRYMDGALSNNMPLFEQRNTITMAPFSGESDICPKEGTFNFFEATFGNVSIQVNTGNVHRVCTSFLPPKPEKLAEICHNGYMDALRFLTERDLLGSQNPQPGLEAETEGLRPACCELMETKKTLMEGHGGLDLKVIQNLPLGFKKVLCEACRNSRVGDSRWSQLSDFPPVRLFLYLIMLLVLPLELLLSLMKRLMISGCTVVCRLLKLNEDMCRRECSNRGEASNSFSNSNLKTETRGDKSIEYLTSTVPTKSNKTPLMGNNGHLEQFSFTSTSAGPSTS from the exons ATGGGAGCCTCAGAGAAGATGTTTGACTGGGACGAGGAGTGGAACATCTCTTTCGCAGGGTGTGGATTCAGGAGTGTTTACTACCTGGGAGCTCTGAGCTGCATCCTGGAGCGGGCCCCACAGCTGGTTCATGGAGCCTCAAAGATTGGAGGAGCCTCCTCTGGTTGTCTCGTGGCTGCAGCTCTGGTTGTTGGGATTCCCATTG AAGAGTTCTGTGTTGACGTGTTGAACACAGCCAAAGAGGCCAGAGATCACACTCTGGGTGTTTTCCACCCGACCTTCAGTCTGCTGCGGACGGCGAAGGAGTTCCTGCAGCAGAAGCTTCCAGAAGATGCTCACATCAAGGCTTCTGGAAAGCTCTGCGTGTCCCTCACCAGGATGTCCGACTGCACGAACGTTTTGGTGTCAGAGtttgagagcagagaggagctcatTCAG GTCCTCGTGTGCAGCTGCTTCTTCCCTTTTTACAGCGGTTTCATCCCACCTTCATACCGTGGAGTG CGCTACATGGATGGAGCCCTGAGCAACAACATGCCTCTGTTCGAGCAGAGAAACACCATCACCATGGCTCCGTTCTCGGGCGAGAGCGACATCTGTCCCAAAGAGGGGACGTTCAACTTCTTCGAGGCGACCTTTGGCAACGTCAGCATCCAGGTCAACACCGGCAACGTGCACCGGGTCTGCACGTCCTTCCTGCCTCCCAAACCTGAG AAGTTGGCAGAGATCTGTCACAACGGTTACATGGACGCTCTCCGTTTCCTGACAGAAAGAG ATCTGCTTGGATCACAGAATCCTCAGCCCGGTttagaggcagagacagaaggactcagacctgcttgTTGTGAGCTGATGGAGACGAAGAAGACGCTGATGGAAGGTCACGGAGGGCTGGATCTTAAAGTCATACAGAATCTCCCGCTTGGTTTCAAGAAAG TGCTGTGTGAGGCGTGCAGGAACAGTCGTGTCGGTGACTCCCGGTGGTCTCAGCTCTCTGACTTCCCTCCAGTGAGGCTGTTCCTGTATCTGATCATGCTGCTGGTGCTTCCCTTGGAGCTGCTCCTCTCACTCATGAAACG GTTGATGATCTCAGGATGCACGGTGGTCTGCAGACTGCTGAAGCTGAATGAAGATATGTGCAGGAGAGAATGCAGCAATAGAGGTGAAGCCTccaacag cttctccAACTCAAACCTCAAAACTGAGACAAGAGGAGACAAAAGCATTGAGTATTTGACTTCAACAGTCCCCACAAAGTCCAACAAAACCCCTCTTATGGGTAACAACGGTCACCTGGAGCAGTTCTCCTTCACTTCTACCTCTGCAGGTCCTTCAACCTCCTGA
- the LOC117814655 gene encoding patatin-like phospholipase domain-containing protein 2 isoform X1 yields MGASEKMFDWDEEWNISFAGCGFRSVYYLGALSCILERAPQLVHGASKIGGASSGCLVAAALVVGIPIEEFCVDVLNTAKEARDHTLGVFHPTFSLLRTAKEFLQQKLPEDAHIKASGKLCVSLTRMSDCTNVLVSEFESREELIQVLVCSCFFPFYSGFIPPSYRGVRYMDGALSNNMPLFEQRNTITMAPFSGESDICPKEGTFNFFEATFGNVSIQVNTGNVHRVCTSFLPPKPEVSVTQKLAEICHNGYMDALRFLTERDLLGSQNPQPGLEAETEGLRPACCELMETKKTLMEGHGGLDLKVIQNLPLGFKKVLCEACRNSRVGDSRWSQLSDFPPVRLFLYLIMLLVLPLELLLSLMKRLMISGCTVVCRLLKLNEDMCRRECSNRGEASNSFSNSNLKTETRGDKSIEYLTSTVPTKSNKTPLMGNNGHLEQFSFTSTSAGPSTS; encoded by the exons ATGGGAGCCTCAGAGAAGATGTTTGACTGGGACGAGGAGTGGAACATCTCTTTCGCAGGGTGTGGATTCAGGAGTGTTTACTACCTGGGAGCTCTGAGCTGCATCCTGGAGCGGGCCCCACAGCTGGTTCATGGAGCCTCAAAGATTGGAGGAGCCTCCTCTGGTTGTCTCGTGGCTGCAGCTCTGGTTGTTGGGATTCCCATTG AAGAGTTCTGTGTTGACGTGTTGAACACAGCCAAAGAGGCCAGAGATCACACTCTGGGTGTTTTCCACCCGACCTTCAGTCTGCTGCGGACGGCGAAGGAGTTCCTGCAGCAGAAGCTTCCAGAAGATGCTCACATCAAGGCTTCTGGAAAGCTCTGCGTGTCCCTCACCAGGATGTCCGACTGCACGAACGTTTTGGTGTCAGAGtttgagagcagagaggagctcatTCAG GTCCTCGTGTGCAGCTGCTTCTTCCCTTTTTACAGCGGTTTCATCCCACCTTCATACCGTGGAGTG CGCTACATGGATGGAGCCCTGAGCAACAACATGCCTCTGTTCGAGCAGAGAAACACCATCACCATGGCTCCGTTCTCGGGCGAGAGCGACATCTGTCCCAAAGAGGGGACGTTCAACTTCTTCGAGGCGACCTTTGGCAACGTCAGCATCCAGGTCAACACCGGCAACGTGCACCGGGTCTGCACGTCCTTCCTGCCTCCCAAACCTGAGGTGAGTGTCACCCAG AAGTTGGCAGAGATCTGTCACAACGGTTACATGGACGCTCTCCGTTTCCTGACAGAAAGAG ATCTGCTTGGATCACAGAATCCTCAGCCCGGTttagaggcagagacagaaggactcagacctgcttgTTGTGAGCTGATGGAGACGAAGAAGACGCTGATGGAAGGTCACGGAGGGCTGGATCTTAAAGTCATACAGAATCTCCCGCTTGGTTTCAAGAAAG TGCTGTGTGAGGCGTGCAGGAACAGTCGTGTCGGTGACTCCCGGTGGTCTCAGCTCTCTGACTTCCCTCCAGTGAGGCTGTTCCTGTATCTGATCATGCTGCTGGTGCTTCCCTTGGAGCTGCTCCTCTCACTCATGAAACG GTTGATGATCTCAGGATGCACGGTGGTCTGCAGACTGCTGAAGCTGAATGAAGATATGTGCAGGAGAGAATGCAGCAATAGAGGTGAAGCCTccaacag cttctccAACTCAAACCTCAAAACTGAGACAAGAGGAGACAAAAGCATTGAGTATTTGACTTCAACAGTCCCCACAAAGTCCAACAAAACCCCTCTTATGGGTAACAACGGTCACCTGGAGCAGTTCTCCTTCACTTCTACCTCTGCAGGTCCTTCAACCTCCTGA